A genomic region of Desulfosarcina ovata subsp. ovata contains the following coding sequences:
- the pheA gene encoding prephenate dehydratase: protein MDEPGTPPDCSMATDICDIRQQIDDIDNTILELINRRLNLAKRIGELKKDSGNQVVDSTRESEILRRLTALNKGPLNPNVLHHIFIDIIAAARAIQASQRVAYLGPEATFTHLAATSHFGYSVTYVPQPSIREIFSEVEKGACDYGVVPVENSVEGSVRHTLDLFFESELCICAERYQPVSYDLLAQQVGLSAIGTVYAHSQALNQCRAWLNQYLPAASLKECSSSAFAVQQAMQEKAAAAIAGGGAAALFGLEAAASKIEDFSRPPTRFLVIGKERVRPSGKDKTSLMFALAHVPGALAGALTPITDEAINLLKIESRPTRHESWSHFFFIDLEGHLEEESIQRAIGRIRPHTLYLKNLGSYPMIGQGV, encoded by the coding sequence ATGGATGAACCTGGCACCCCCCCGGACTGCAGCATGGCAACCGATATCTGCGATATCCGCCAGCAGATCGACGACATCGACAACACGATTCTCGAACTGATCAACCGGCGCCTCAACCTGGCCAAACGGATCGGTGAGCTGAAAAAAGACAGCGGCAACCAGGTGGTCGACAGCACCCGCGAAAGCGAGATCCTGAGGCGCTTGACGGCCCTCAACAAAGGGCCGCTCAACCCCAACGTGCTGCACCACATCTTTATCGATATCATTGCCGCGGCGCGGGCCATCCAGGCCTCCCAGCGGGTGGCCTACCTGGGTCCCGAAGCCACCTTCACCCATCTGGCAGCCACCAGCCATTTCGGCTATTCGGTCACCTATGTGCCCCAGCCCAGCATCCGTGAAATCTTCAGCGAGGTGGAGAAAGGGGCCTGCGATTACGGAGTGGTGCCGGTGGAAAACTCGGTGGAAGGGTCGGTGCGCCACACCCTGGATCTCTTCTTCGAGTCGGAGCTTTGCATCTGCGCCGAACGTTACCAGCCGGTCTCTTACGATCTTTTGGCCCAGCAGGTCGGTCTGTCGGCCATCGGGACCGTTTATGCCCACTCCCAGGCCCTCAATCAGTGCCGGGCCTGGCTGAACCAGTACCTTCCGGCGGCGTCACTGAAAGAGTGCAGCTCCAGCGCTTTTGCCGTTCAGCAGGCCATGCAGGAGAAAGCGGCGGCGGCCATCGCCGGCGGCGGTGCGGCCGCCCTTTTCGGGCTCGAAGCAGCGGCCTCCAAGATCGAGGATTTTTCCCGGCCGCCCACGCGGTTTCTGGTAATCGGCAAGGAGCGGGTCAGGCCCTCGGGCAAGGACAAGACCTCCCTGATGTTCGCCCTGGCCCATGTTCCCGGCGCCCTGGCCGGTGCCCTGACGCCCATCACCGACGAGGCCATCAACCTGCTCAAGATCGAATCGCGACCCACGCGGCACGAAAGCTGGAGCCATTTTTTCTTTATCGACCTGGAAGGGCATCTGGAAGAGGAGAGCATTCAACGGGCCATCGGCCGGATTCGCCCGCATACCCTTTATCTTAAAAACCTGGGTTCCTATCCCATGATCGGCCAAGGGGTGTAG
- a CDS encoding shikimate dehydrogenase — protein sequence MTATDAKLTIGTHTRLFGVIGDPIVHSLSPLMHNTAFRQTGVDAVYLAFHVKDLPGAVAGFRALNMGGVSVTIPHKVSIMDLLDEVEPMAREIGAVNSIINQGGHLIGFNSDSPGATAALSEKTVIKGKRVAVIGAGGAARAMAHGIRSHGGRLTIVNRSEARGRQLAEAMDGEFCPLADFRGDGTDILVNTTSVGMSPDTDHMPVSRDSLRSGMTVMDMVYNPLETRLLRSAREIGCTVVDGVAMFVHQGAIQFERWTGQKAPVALMKKIVLNALTGRA from the coding sequence ATGACCGCTACCGACGCTAAATTGACCATCGGCACGCACACCCGGCTGTTTGGGGTGATCGGTGATCCGATTGTCCACAGCCTCAGCCCGCTCATGCACAACACGGCCTTCCGCCAGACCGGAGTGGACGCAGTTTACCTGGCGTTTCACGTCAAGGACCTGCCCGGTGCCGTGGCCGGCTTCCGTGCGCTGAACATGGGCGGCGTCAGTGTGACCATTCCCCACAAGGTTTCGATCATGGATCTTCTGGATGAGGTGGAACCCATGGCCCGGGAGATCGGGGCGGTCAACTCCATCATCAATCAGGGGGGGCACCTGATCGGCTTTAATTCGGACAGTCCGGGTGCCACTGCCGCCCTATCGGAAAAGACGGTGATCAAGGGCAAGCGGGTGGCGGTGATCGGGGCCGGTGGCGCGGCCCGGGCCATGGCCCACGGCATCCGGAGCCACGGGGGAAGGCTGACGATCGTCAACCGCAGCGAAGCCAGGGGGCGTCAGCTGGCCGAAGCGATGGATGGCGAATTCTGTCCCCTGGCCGATTTCAGGGGTGACGGCACCGACATCCTGGTGAATACCACCTCCGTGGGGATGTCACCGGATACGGACCACATGCCGGTTTCCAGAGACAGCCTCCGTTCGGGGATGACCGTCATGGACATGGTCTACAACCCGCTGGAGACCCGACTGCTCCGCTCGGCCCGGGAAATCGGCTGTACGGTCGTGGACGGGGTGGCCATGTTTGTCCACCAGGGGGCCATCCAGTTCGAACGCTGGACCGGACAAAAGGCGCCCGTGGCGCTGATGAAGAAGATTGTTCTCAATGCCCTGACGGGCAGAGCCTGA